Proteins encoded together in one Riemerella anatipestifer window:
- a CDS encoding RNA polymerase sigma factor: MEIITDSLLIQEYQNGNELALERLIERNQSDLFNFIFYKVLDENLANDIFQDTFMKIIIKLKKGEYKDEGKFVLWAKRIAHNLIIDHYRLLSKHKKVSETSYSDEEFSIFDHISEPTENIEDYLISLQINEDLMKMIQLLPDNQKEVVKLRFFDGLSFKEIAEHTDCSINTTLGRVRYAVMNLRKIMEENQIILTR, from the coding sequence TGCTCATACAAGAGTATCAAAATGGCAATGAACTAGCCCTGGAAAGGCTTATAGAAAGAAATCAATCTGACCTTTTTAACTTTATTTTTTACAAGGTGCTAGATGAAAATTTAGCAAATGATATTTTCCAAGATACCTTTATGAAAATTATCATCAAGTTGAAAAAAGGAGAGTATAAAGATGAGGGCAAATTTGTACTTTGGGCAAAGCGTATTGCTCACAATCTAATTATAGACCATTACCGATTGTTATCTAAGCACAAAAAAGTTTCAGAAACCTCATATTCAGATGAGGAATTTTCTATTTTTGACCATATTAGCGAACCTACGGAAAATATAGAGGATTATTTAATTTCTCTTCAGATAAATGAAGACCTTATGAAAATGATACAACTCTTACCAGATAACCAAAAGGAAGTGGTAAAACTCCGTTTTTTTGATGGACTTAGTTTTAAGGAAATTGCAGAGCATACGGATTGTAGCATCAATACCACTTTAGGCAGAGTAAGGTACGCTGTGATGAACCTTAGAAAAATAATGGAAGAAAATCAAATAATTTTAACAAGATAA